DNA sequence from the Halorussus limi genome:
CGCGAACTCGCCGGGTTCCTCGGCGAGGCGGCCGCGGAGTCCGAGCGCCACGCCGACGCGCTGGCCCGCCGAGTCGCCGAAATCGGTGGCGTCCCCCTGAGCGGTCCCGCCGCGTTCGAGCGCCACAGTCCGATTCCCTTCGAGGGCGAGGACGTGTACGACGTCCGGTCCTCGCTGGCCAACGACCTCGAAGCCTACGGCGACTCCATCGAGAGCGTCAGCAGTCACATCGAACTCGCGGAGAGCCTCGGCGACCACGCCACCGGCCATCTGCTCCGGGGCCACCTCGCAGACCTCGAACGCCGGGCCAGCGCCATCGACGGACTGCTCGCGCGGACCTCGCTCACGGACTGGTGAAAACCGAAGCCACAGCCCCGACGTCTACCGATTCTCGCAGGTGATAATCCACGAGAAATTTATTGTCGAGCGGTGATTCGATACGGGTAGCGCCGATGGTGTCGAAAGCGTTCTTCACGGGGTCGAAGTACCTCGTCGAGGACAACGACGGCCGGTACGACTACCTGCGCCTCGACGGTGAGCGATTTCTGGAGGCGCTCGCGACCGCGGGCCAGCGAGTCGTCGGTCTCCCGGTCGAGGCCGACGACCAGAAGTCGGCCTACCTGAAGTCGCTGGTGACGCTCAACGGGAACTACTTCGCCGCCCGCGAGTACGAGGCCGACGCCAAAGGCAAGTACCTGAAACACGACGAGCGCGCCGAGCGACGCTTCCGAATCAAGACCGCCGAGCGACTCAGCGATTTGGTCGACGACCTCCATACGGTGCTGTCGGCCCACGACGCGCTCGTTGACGCCGCGGTCGAACACGTCGACCGCACCGAGAGCGGGGAGGACCGCCAGCAGAAGCGCTCGGCGGCCCGGTCGACCCTGCTCGCCTGTACGAACGACGCGGTCAGCGGAGGGTGGTACCCGACGGTCGAGTCGTACTACTACAGCCTCAGCCCCGGCGAACTCGTCGCGGAGGACCGCGAGCGCCGAAAACAGCGCATCGAAGGCACCGAGGAGTCCCGCGGCATCCGGGAACTGCTCGGCAAGCCCCACTTCCACCGACTCGGCAAACGCGACCTGCGTCGGATTCGACACGTCAACCGGGAGTCGCCCGGCGCGGACCCCCGCGTCTGGAAGCGACTCCTGGAGGAGCACGACTGGTACGTCGGCCACGAGCGCGACCGGTCCGTCGCCTCAGGCCCCACGGGGCCGTCGAAGCGGTAGCGGGCGACAGGATGGGGACGAAGGGATGGCGGGGAAAAGATGGCGGACGTAGGCGTGCGCTCGAAACGGTTAACTGGACAGGAACGAGGCGACGCGCTCGAAGGAGAACCGTCCTACAGCGACAGCCAATGGGTCGTCATGTCCGGTTCCGAGAGGTGCCACCGCTGTTCGATGCCGTCGCCGCCGTACCGGACCTCCACGACGGCGTCGAACAGCGCCTCGACGGAGCGGACCGTCTCGGAGTCGTACTCCGCGGGGAGGTGGTAGTGAGCCATCCCGTCGAACCGCTCGACGGTCTCGGTCAGGCCGAGGAGGAACCGGCGTACGTCCCGGTCCTCGTGGTCGGCGACCAACGGGACGATAGAGTCGAAGCAGAGCCGTAGCTCCGCGGGCGAGAGGCCACCGCTGTCGGCGTCGAAGCGCTCGATGGTCTCCTCGACGGTACTGCCGAGGTCCCGGAGTTCGTCGCCCTCGACGGGCACCCGAGCGAACGACTCGTCGGAGGAGTCGCGCACGCCGGACCCGTCCCCGAGCGATTCGTCTCCGAGCGTGCCGGTTTCGTGCGAGGCGTCGTCGGCCGCGCTCCCCCCGCGAACGTCGGCCTGCCAGTTCACGACCGCGGCTTCGTCGCCGTACGGTCCCGACTGGACGGACTTCAGCCTCGCGTAGGCGGTCGGCGGTCTCGCGTCGGTCGTCACGAACAGCCGGTAGCGCGGTCCGGCGCTCGACTCGCCGAGCAGTCGCTCGCAGGCCGCGTCCAGCGCGTCGGTACCGACGAGTAGAATGTTACACCCGTTCCGCTTGAGGTCCGCCAGTCGACGTCGAAATCGAGCTATCGATTTCTGGCTCCCCCTTCGTTCCTCCCCAGACATTGATTCACCAATAACGGGAATGGCTACAATAAGTGTTTCGGAGGTGCGAAAACCCAGAATCGCAACCCTCGGCAAGAAACGTGGGTGAGCCGAGGCCTTTCGGGCCCGGAGTCCCGAGGAGCAAGCGATGACCGACGACCTCTTTGCCGCGCTGTCGATTCGCGACGCGGAGATTCGGAATCGCGTGATGGTCTCGCCGATGTGCCAGTTCTCGCTGAATGAGTATATACAGCGTTAACGGTCGTGAGGTTGCCCGACGCCCCCGATTTTTCTTGGCCGAGAGGCTATATGGTCCCGTGAGCATGGAGAATGTGACCGACAGTTGCGTGAGCGAATCCTCGGCGAGGGGCAAGGGGTTGGGTCGTCTCTCGCTGGCGGTTTGTGAGCGAGACCGAGGGCACTCTGTGAGAACTCACGGGCGATTGTGAGCGTAGGGGGTAGCCCGAAGGGGCCGGAGCGCAAGGAACCGAAGCGCAAGAGTCCCAATGCGCAGTAGTCCCCAACACTTGATGTAGGGCGTACCGGGCCTTATCGAGTAACGGAACCGTTCGAGATTCATACTCTCGGGGTGGTACTCTTGGGTTGCCCCCCTCGGTTTGTCCCCCTCGTGGGTTTCTCTCCGAATGTAGATTACGCCCACGTGAGCGTCTGCGAGCGCGTGAGCGATTGCCCGCGAAGGCCGAGGGCTGAGGGTCGAACCCCGAGGGGCAGTAACGCGAGAAGCCGCCGAGACCGACGCGCGAGTTCCTGCGCCCGATTGTGCGCGGGGCGAGGACGGGGCCTTCCCGCGTTCGGTGTCGCCGAGGGTTGCCCCCGAGGGCCAGCCCCGCCCGCGATTCGCGCCCGCAACCCAACCCCGCGAGGTACCGCCCCACGCGAGGGGCGGGAAGG
Encoded proteins:
- the dpsA gene encoding DNA starvation/stationary phase protection protein DpsA produces the protein MSQQRQVLQQAGTVEANAVRFDAEKAEQVVEALNLDLAASVVRYHQLRKHNWNVAGPESRELAGFLGEAAAESERHADALARRVAEIGGVPLSGPAAFERHSPIPFEGEDVYDVRSSLANDLEAYGDSIESVSSHIELAESLGDHATGHLLRGHLADLERRASAIDGLLARTSLTDW
- a CDS encoding DUF7504 family protein gives rise to the protein MSGEERRGSQKSIARFRRRLADLKRNGCNILLVGTDALDAACERLLGESSAGPRYRLFVTTDARPPTAYARLKSVQSGPYGDEAAVVNWQADVRGGSAADDASHETGTLGDESLGDGSGVRDSSDESFARVPVEGDELRDLGSTVEETIERFDADSGGLSPAELRLCFDSIVPLVADHEDRDVRRFLLGLTETVERFDGMAHYHLPAEYDSETVRSVEALFDAVVEVRYGGDGIEQRWHLSEPDMTTHWLSL